One Trichosurus vulpecula isolate mTriVul1 chromosome 7, mTriVul1.pri, whole genome shotgun sequence genomic region harbors:
- the LOC118858634 gene encoding olfactory receptor class A-like protein 1 yields MVISELIFGVAFFFQCAIGLVGNSLLLMLYICISFKKPQQKKSMDLILAHLTLANMVTLFTRGIPEILFCFGMRHILDDLWCKALMYIYRISRGLSVCTTSLLSMFQALIISPHSSVWASIKVRAPKYILHYFLFFWVTNALIYIRVIELTEATKNDTISTYRYASHIFVVRSVGDDNELTAAFIFGMTLHDLIFHFLMGLSSTHMVLLLYRHSKQVKHIYSNSHSPRSFPEVKATQTILLLVTCFVLFYWLNNCITLYETFHIEKDVELETIATFFGGCYPALCPLLLIGSKSRIPKFHCMHGKAKRPHKDFMDGFISP; encoded by the coding sequence ATGGTTATTAGTGAGTTGATCTTTGGTGTGGCATTCTTCTTTCAATGTGCCATTGGTCTTGTAGGCAATTCACTGCTGCTCATGCTCTATATTTGTATCTCCTTCAAAAAGCCTCAACAGAAGAAGTCCATGGATTTGATTCTTGCTCATTTGACTTTGGCCAATATGGTAACACTTTTTACCAGGGGCATCCCAGAAatcctgttttgttttgggatGAGACATATTTTAGATGATTTATGGTGTAAGGCACTCATGTACATTTACAGAATTTCCCGGGGACTTTCTGTCTGCACAACAAGTCTTCTGAGTATgttccaggccctcatcatcagTCCCCACAGCTCTGTGTGGGCAAGCATCAAAGTCAGAGCCCctaaatacattttacattatttcctctttttctgggTCACCAACGCATTGATCTACATTAGGGTCATTGAACTCACTGAAGCAACCAAAAATGACACAATTTCTACCTATCGTTACGCCTCACATATTTTCGTAGTAAGATCAGTAGGAGATGACAATGAACTTACTGCTGCATTTATATTtggtatgactcttcatgaccttatctTTCACTTCCTTATGGGCTTGTCCAGTACCCACATGGTGCTTCTCCTGTATAGACATAGCAAGCAAGTGAAGCATATTTATAGCAATAGTCATTCCCCTAGATCCTTCCCAGAGGTCAAGGCCACACAGACCATCCTCTTGCTTGTaacctgttttgttttattctattgGCTCAACAACTGCATCACCTTATATGAAACTTTTCATATTGAAAAAGACGTTGAGTTGGAAACCATTGCCACCTTTTTTGGTGGATGTTATCCTGCCCTCTGTCCCTTATTGCTGATTGGCAGTAAGAGTCGTATCCCAAAGTTTCATTGTATGCATGGAAAGGCAAAAAGACCTCATAAGGATTTTATGGATGGATTCATCAGTCCATGA